From Anaerohalosphaera lusitana, one genomic window encodes:
- the ribE gene encoding 6,7-dimethyl-8-ribityllumazine synthase — protein MYKEIKGQLTAGDAKYAIVVSRFNEFITSKLLGGAIDCLQRHGASDDQITVVWVPGAIEITVAAKKVAESGNFDAVICLGAVIRGQTSHYDYVCQQISRGVGQINYDAGVPAIFGVLTVETIEQAVERAGTKQGNAGASAAMSAMEMVNVLGQL, from the coding sequence ATGTATAAAGAGATCAAGGGTCAGTTAACTGCCGGCGACGCCAAATACGCCATAGTGGTAAGCAGATTCAACGAGTTCATCACCAGCAAGCTGCTCGGCGGGGCGATCGACTGCCTCCAGAGACACGGCGCGAGCGACGATCAGATCACCGTGGTATGGGTGCCCGGCGCGATTGAGATCACCGTAGCGGCCAAGAAGGTGGCCGAAAGCGGCAATTTTGATGCTGTTATCTGCCTCGGCGCTGTGATCCGCGGCCAGACGAGCCACTACGACTACGTATGTCAGCAGATCTCACGAGGCGTCGGTCAGATCAACTACGACGCGGGCGTACCTGCCATCTTCGGCGTCTTGACAGTCGAAACCATCGAGCAGGCCGTTGAACGTGCCGGCACCAAGCAGGGCAACGCAGGAGCAAGCGCCGCAATGTCCGCCATGGAAATGGTCAACGTGCTCGGCCAACTGTAA
- a CDS encoding 2-isopropylmalate synthase, translated as MIDKKIQLNDISRPNLYRDVFPYTEFPKVSFESEPVQIDIPDDIWITDTTFRDGQQSRPPYTPEQILRIYDFLHEIDAGTGLIRQCEFFLYSNRDRKAVELCQARGYEFPQITGWIRATKHDFKYVTDAGLSETGILTSASDYHVFLKLRKVRSQAIQGYLDVVRSALDQGVVPRCHFEDITRADYEGFVLPFADELLDLAKEYDSPVKIRLCDTLGFGVPYPNASLPRSIPRLVQGLRQLGFPAEWLEWHGHNDFHKVQVNAATAWLYGCASANCSIFGVGERTGNPPLEAMIVEHAQIAGTNPKINYAAITELARYAQTELGFEISPNYPLVGKDFNVTRAGIHADGLLKNEEIYNCFDTSKLLDRPIGVAITDKTGAAGIKHYIESRYDISIAKHDPRVIEIKDRIDAEYEANRVSAISEDEMDEWIVQVFDGTLPPAK; from the coding sequence ATGATCGACAAAAAAATACAACTTAACGATATATCACGACCTAACCTTTACCGCGACGTGTTCCCGTACACCGAGTTTCCGAAGGTAAGCTTCGAGAGCGAACCGGTCCAGATCGATATACCGGACGATATCTGGATAACCGACACGACATTCCGTGACGGCCAGCAGTCGCGTCCGCCCTATACGCCCGAGCAGATACTTCGCATATATGACTTTCTGCATGAAATAGACGCGGGCACGGGCCTGATACGTCAGTGCGAATTCTTTTTGTACAGCAACCGCGACCGCAAGGCCGTCGAGCTTTGCCAGGCACGCGGCTACGAGTTTCCGCAGATCACAGGCTGGATCAGGGCTACGAAGCACGATTTCAAGTACGTGACCGACGCGGGCCTTAGCGAAACGGGCATTCTGACCTCTGCGAGCGACTACCACGTGTTCCTCAAGCTCCGAAAGGTCCGTTCGCAGGCTATACAGGGCTATCTGGACGTGGTAAGGTCGGCACTCGATCAGGGAGTGGTACCGCGATGTCACTTCGAGGACATAACCCGGGCCGACTACGAGGGCTTCGTTCTGCCGTTTGCGGACGAACTGCTGGACCTGGCGAAAGAATATGACTCACCGGTGAAGATCCGGCTGTGCGACACGCTGGGATTTGGTGTGCCTTATCCGAATGCGTCCCTGCCTCGGTCGATCCCCAGGCTCGTTCAGGGCCTGCGGCAGCTCGGCTTCCCTGCTGAGTGGCTCGAATGGCATGGCCACAACGACTTCCACAAGGTGCAGGTAAATGCTGCAACAGCATGGCTTTACGGCTGTGCGTCGGCAAACTGCTCCATCTTCGGCGTGGGCGAGCGGACGGGCAATCCGCCGCTGGAAGCGATGATCGTCGAGCACGCACAGATCGCCGGAACGAATCCGAAGATCAATTATGCCGCGATCACGGAGCTGGCACGGTACGCCCAAACAGAGCTGGGCTTTGAGATCTCGCCGAACTATCCGCTCGTGGGCAAGGACTTCAACGTCACCCGCGCAGGCATCCACGCGGACGGCCTGCTCAAGAACGAAGAGATATACAACTGCTTCGACACGAGCAAGCTGCTGGACCGCCCGATCGGCGTTGCGATCACGGACAAAACCGGCGCAGCGGGCATAAAGCATTACATAGAAAGCAGATACGACATCAGCATCGCAAAGCACGACCCGAGGGTGATCGAGATAAAGGACCGGATCGACGCAGAGTACGAGGCCAATCGCGTCTCCGCGATCTCGGAAGATGAGATGGACGAATGGATCGTTCAGGTCTTCGACGGAACCCTGCCCCCGGCTAAATAA
- a CDS encoding ParA family protein encodes MRTIAVLNQKGGVGKTTTVANTAGALAERGYRVMVIDLDPQAHLTIHLGVDAESDGSGAYDVLCNSANIKEELLHVRENLWLLGANIDLVGAENELVSVVGREIILREALKEVSEFFDYLIIDCPPSLGLLSLNALSAVGEVFIPIQPHFLALQGFGKLMQTVTLVGSRINPSLKISAILLCMYDSRTTLSSDVKSDIEQFLENARGTDQPWADAEIVPIHIRRNIKLAEAPSFGKTIFEYEPACNGASDYQAVAEYLIGGNGDGQTQAETEVAEQSDEDDSSPEAVTEPEPRSVQEAREAAQTASEQTPDPDETAAFEYGADDMSDYERGDLDTNSDEQDLQNRRAMGE; translated from the coding sequence TTGAGAACCATTGCCGTACTGAACCAGAAGGGTGGAGTTGGCAAGACGACAACCGTAGCTAATACCGCCGGCGCGCTCGCCGAGAGAGGCTACAGGGTGATGGTGATCGATCTGGACCCGCAGGCCCATCTGACGATCCACCTGGGCGTGGACGCCGAAAGCGACGGCAGCGGCGCATACGATGTGCTGTGCAATTCCGCGAACATTAAAGAAGAGCTCTTGCACGTTCGCGAAAATCTCTGGCTCCTCGGTGCCAACATCGACCTCGTCGGCGCCGAAAACGAGCTTGTCAGCGTCGTCGGCCGCGAGATCATCCTGCGAGAAGCCCTTAAGGAAGTCAGCGAATTCTTCGATTACCTGATCATAGACTGTCCGCCTTCGCTCGGACTCTTGAGCCTCAACGCCCTCTCAGCAGTCGGCGAAGTTTTCATACCCATCCAGCCGCACTTCCTCGCGCTGCAGGGCTTCGGCAAGCTCATGCAGACCGTCACTCTCGTCGGCAGCCGGATCAATCCGTCGCTCAAGATCAGCGCGATCCTGCTCTGCATGTACGACAGCCGAACCACCCTTTCCTCCGACGTCAAGTCGGACATCGAGCAGTTCCTCGAAAACGCTCGCGGCACCGACCAGCCCTGGGCCGACGCAGAGATCGTACCGATACATATACGCAGAAACATCAAACTGGCCGAGGCTCCCAGCTTTGGTAAGACCATCTTCGAATACGAACCCGCCTGCAACGGCGCATCCGATTACCAGGCAGTCGCGGAATACCTCATCGGCGGCAACGGTGACGGCCAGACGCAAGCTGAAACTGAGGTTGCAGAACAATCGGACGAAGACGATTCATCGCCCGAAGCAGTCACCGAACCCGAACCGCGATCCGTCCAGGAAGCAAGAGAAGCAGCCCAGACAGCATCAGAGCAAACCCCCGACCCGGACGAAACAGCCGCTTTCGAATACGGCGCTGATGACATGTCGGATTATGAACGAGGCGACCTCGACACGAACAGCGACGAGCAGGACTTGCAAAACCGTCGGGCGATGGGTGAGTAG
- a CDS encoding tetratricopeptide repeat protein: MPILIMHTDVCFPVPTGREVPAKTNSARSEMFEYMDSNPWGSAEEMARNAFELYEEGKHALALQQLEQALDINPENASWFFNAGLTLDAMNRFKSAIAAYEQALELNPEDLETLNCLAVDYTRLGQYDLALATFQRIEQIDASFEPCYCNRIITYTEMDQHDLAEQMFYIAQQLDPDCAICFYNIGNSLFSRQEYKKAIWCWEKTAELEPTHPQINYRIAQAYWASSNKHLARVHFLQELRMNPGDVDVILEFGLFLLENGDLDAAKEKFNRILEINPQSARAIFYLGEIASKQEDMTNATRMFRRAMKINPRVPGPRYRLAKIALARGDTDRAANLLLAELDLEIEEPHVLMAMGAMLLQMGRPSDATDCYLKVVDMDDKNGEAFYQLGLALAVKGDHEGSTHFFEYAIKLGNENANLYADAAFCCVKCDQIGRAAQFIHKARELDKDCARIKKLHRAIKCIRTTQNLQKSFSSVLNKFALVKG, translated from the coding sequence ATGCCGATACTGATTATGCACACGGATGTTTGTTTTCCGGTCCCGACGGGCCGGGAAGTTCCGGCGAAAACGAATTCAGCGAGGTCGGAAATGTTTGAATACATGGACAGTAACCCCTGGGGCAGTGCCGAGGAGATGGCGCGCAACGCTTTCGAACTATATGAGGAAGGTAAGCACGCCCTGGCGCTGCAGCAGCTCGAACAGGCACTTGATATCAATCCTGAAAATGCATCATGGTTTTTCAATGCGGGGCTGACCCTCGATGCGATGAACCGCTTCAAATCCGCAATCGCGGCATATGAACAGGCGCTGGAACTTAATCCGGAAGACCTGGAAACGCTCAACTGCCTTGCCGTGGACTACACGCGGCTGGGTCAGTATGACCTGGCGCTGGCGACTTTCCAGCGGATCGAACAGATCGATGCCTCATTCGAGCCTTGCTACTGCAATCGCATCATTACATATACTGAGATGGATCAGCACGATCTGGCGGAGCAGATGTTTTATATAGCTCAGCAGCTCGATCCGGATTGTGCCATCTGCTTCTATAATATAGGCAATTCGCTGTTCAGCCGGCAGGAATACAAGAAAGCGATCTGGTGCTGGGAGAAGACAGCAGAGCTGGAACCGACGCATCCACAGATCAATTACCGGATCGCGCAGGCGTACTGGGCGAGCTCGAACAAGCATCTGGCGAGAGTGCATTTTCTGCAGGAACTTCGCATGAATCCGGGCGATGTGGACGTGATACTGGAGTTCGGCCTGTTCTTGCTGGAGAATGGGGATTTGGATGCGGCAAAGGAAAAGTTCAACCGTATATTAGAGATCAATCCACAGTCGGCACGGGCGATCTTTTACCTGGGGGAAATCGCATCGAAACAGGAAGATATGACCAATGCGACAAGGATGTTCAGACGTGCGATGAAGATAAATCCGCGTGTACCGGGGCCGAGGTACCGGTTGGCGAAGATAGCGTTGGCGCGGGGAGATACGGATAGGGCGGCGAACCTGCTGCTGGCCGAGCTGGACCTTGAGATCGAGGAGCCGCATGTGTTGATGGCGATGGGGGCGATGCTGCTGCAGATGGGGCGACCAAGCGATGCGACGGACTGCTACCTCAAGGTGGTCGATATGGACGACAAGAACGGGGAGGCGTTTTATCAGTTGGGGCTGGCACTGGCTGTGAAGGGTGACCACGAAGGCTCGACGCATTTTTTTGAATATGCGATCAAGCTTGGCAACGAAAACGCCAATCTGTACGCCGACGCGGCCTTTTGCTGTGTGAAATGCGACCAGATCGGCCGGGCCGCCCAATTTATACACAAGGCGAGGGAGCTGGATAAAGATTGCGCGAGGATAAAGAAGCTTCACAGAGCGATCAAATGCATCAGAACGACACAAAATCTGCAAAAGAGTTTTTCTAGTGTTCTGAACAAATTTGCGTTGGTAAAAGGCTAA
- a CDS encoding HAD family hydrolase — translation MAQTQTKALVTGNIKAVLFDLGDTLINFGEFKRTETVVKAARSAYDYLKQTNQPVRSFYGYILRHIIGLRFQTTWSAMTGKDFDSLQSLKTYGKHKKFDLTPEQYEELHWAWYRTLKDYAKIEPDLGETLAAMKNAGLKLGIVSNTFVNGHALDRHLSEENLIDYFDIRLYSYQVSRRKPHIRIFNDAAARLELDPGQIIFVGDRVDKDVKGAMNAGMHPVLKSAYTNRGKKVPDGVPKIDKISELPDLITKTFA, via the coding sequence ATGGCACAAACACAAACAAAAGCACTTGTCACAGGTAATATCAAGGCGGTACTGTTCGACCTGGGAGACACGCTGATCAACTTCGGCGAGTTTAAACGGACTGAAACAGTCGTCAAGGCCGCCCGCAGCGCATACGATTATCTGAAACAGACCAACCAGCCGGTACGGAGTTTCTACGGCTACATCCTCCGCCATATCATCGGGCTGCGGTTTCAGACCACGTGGTCGGCGATGACAGGCAAGGATTTCGACAGCCTTCAGTCGCTCAAGACATACGGAAAGCACAAAAAGTTCGATCTGACGCCCGAACAATACGAGGAACTGCACTGGGCGTGGTACCGAACGCTCAAGGATTACGCCAAGATCGAGCCGGACCTGGGCGAGACGCTGGCGGCGATGAAGAACGCGGGGCTCAAGCTCGGTATCGTGTCCAATACCTTCGTAAACGGGCACGCGCTCGATCGGCACCTGAGCGAGGAAAACTTGATCGATTACTTCGACATTCGCCTGTATTCGTACCAGGTATCCCGCCGTAAACCGCATATCCGCATATTCAACGACGCTGCCGCTCGGCTGGAGCTCGATCCGGGCCAGATAATCTTCGTCGGCGACCGGGTGGACAAGGACGTTAAGGGCGCAATGAACGCGGGCATGCACCCGGTGCTCAAGTCCGCATATACCAACCGCGGGAAAAAAGTGCCGGACGGGGTGCCGAAAATCGACAAAATTTCCGAATTACCCGACCTGATCACCAAAACATTCGCCTGA
- the nusB gene encoding transcription antitermination factor NusB, with protein sequence MDRRSRARELAMQAIYQLDVQGDDFLGGLELFLKQESDDDMVFTLARDWARGTWEHLPTCDDLIRKAALKWDLSRLSVVDRSILRLSVYQIRYCSEIPGKVVINEAIEIAKKYSGDQSPRFVNGVLDAVLKKIRDEDR encoded by the coding sequence GTGGACAGAAGAAGTAGAGCCAGAGAGCTGGCCATGCAGGCTATATACCAACTGGATGTTCAGGGTGACGATTTTCTGGGCGGCCTGGAGCTGTTCCTCAAGCAGGAAAGCGATGACGACATGGTGTTCACGCTCGCCCGCGACTGGGCGCGGGGCACATGGGAGCATCTTCCGACCTGCGATGACCTCATCCGCAAAGCGGCACTGAAATGGGATCTATCCCGGCTATCCGTCGTCGACCGCAGCATCCTCCGGCTCAGCGTATACCAGATAAGATACTGCTCCGAAATACCGGGCAAGGTCGTCATAAACGAAGCGATAGAGATCGCCAAAAAATACAGCGGTGACCAGTCCCCGCGATTTGTCAACGGCGTACTGGACGCGGTTTTGAAGAAGATCCGCGATGAAGACCGATGA
- a CDS encoding MFS transporter, whose protein sequence is MAKPDLENSVIFRFSLYGFLKNQRYFEPFLILAFHADKGLSFFAIGLLIGFRELMINLLEIPSGALADLYGRRMCMITAFVAYTISFVVFGVSSVLWHLYIAMLLFAVGEAFRTGTHKAMIFAYLHSKGADDMRVQVYGFTRSWSKIGSALSAAIAGGLVFWRGNYSDIFWLCAIPSAMNVINFMTYPDVVEAGRNTDVRGMRVFGHVWESVKIAWSRRAQRMLLLESSGFEGVFKIAKDYIQPVIKSVAIGLPFLAALEDQQRTAILIGLAYTLVHLVSSVASRRAHTIGKWAGGDESSAMWIWGVVMVCYALLVATLGFGWFAIATPVFVAVYMLQNFYRPLLVSRLNAVSEKHQAATTLSIESQLKSLVAMIVAPLLGFSVDQWGLWSVGLAGFVVSAAFWLNGRIAARR, encoded by the coding sequence ATGGCTAAACCAGACCTTGAAAATAGTGTGATATTCCGGTTCTCACTGTATGGGTTCCTGAAGAATCAGCGTTATTTCGAGCCGTTTTTGATACTGGCTTTCCACGCTGACAAGGGGCTTTCATTTTTTGCGATCGGGCTGCTGATCGGCTTCCGCGAGCTTATGATAAATCTGCTCGAGATACCCAGCGGAGCCCTGGCGGATCTTTACGGCCGGCGTATGTGCATGATCACCGCATTCGTCGCGTACACCATTTCATTCGTAGTATTCGGTGTCAGTTCTGTTCTGTGGCACCTCTACATTGCGATGCTGCTCTTTGCGGTGGGCGAAGCCTTCCGGACCGGCACGCACAAGGCGATGATCTTCGCATATCTGCACAGCAAAGGCGCGGACGATATGCGGGTGCAGGTTTACGGCTTCACGCGGAGCTGGTCCAAGATCGGCTCGGCACTGTCTGCGGCCATCGCGGGCGGGCTGGTCTTCTGGCGGGGCAACTACAGCGATATCTTCTGGCTCTGCGCGATTCCCAGCGCGATGAACGTGATCAACTTCATGACCTACCCGGATGTCGTCGAGGCAGGGCGGAATACGGACGTCAGGGGCATGCGGGTTTTCGGACACGTCTGGGAATCGGTCAAGATCGCATGGAGCAGACGGGCCCAGCGGATGCTGCTGCTCGAGTCCAGCGGCTTCGAAGGTGTGTTTAAGATCGCCAAGGATTACATCCAGCCGGTGATCAAGTCCGTAGCGATCGGCCTGCCTTTCCTGGCGGCACTCGAAGATCAGCAGCGGACAGCCATACTGATCGGGCTTGCCTACACACTGGTGCACCTGGTCAGCAGCGTGGCGTCCCGCAGGGCACATACCATCGGCAAATGGGCAGGCGGCGACGAGTCGTCCGCGATGTGGATATGGGGCGTGGTGATGGTCTGTTACGCCCTGCTGGTCGCAACGCTGGGGTTCGGCTGGTTCGCGATCGCGACGCCTGTGTTCGTGGCTGTTTACATGCTGCAGAACTTCTACAGGCCGCTGCTGGTCTCAAGACTCAACGCCGTCAGCGAAAAGCACCAGGCAGCCACGACCCTTTCGATAGAGTCACAGCTCAAGTCACTTGTCGCCATGATAGTCGCACCGCTGCTTGGCTTCTCCGTCGATCAATGGGGACTGTGGTCGGTCGGTCTGGCGGGTTTTGTCGTCTCAGCAGCCTTCTGGCTCAACGGCCGAATCGCGGCACGACGCTGA
- a CDS encoding PAS domain-containing protein, whose product MDAKHVFFQSVLNHVPAAVAVIRGSDLKLISANAAYTAIAPDKEFIDKTLEEIWPETGRKFSYLCKQVLETGEPFHAEDDIFMIRRAPAGHLERAFFSWSLYKIWLPEENEWGILNTAQETTRYKEAEHSLKLSEERYRLVNEATNDIIWDWDLTTDEVSWNDAVEKALGQTRENMPDSVQSWYEHIHPDDRQRVVAGIHKAIDEGEKSWSDEYRFGPVGGPYRTYLDRGVIARESGGRAYRMIGSMLDLTERRASEHALRESEERFRSVFEQAAVGIGRVRFEDATWIDVNDAFCKMLGYKREEFLSTPWPEITHPEDVDLDLIPFKKMAAGELESYSVEKRFIHKDGRHVWAKLTLSLVRDSEGRPDYEVAVIEDISRRKEAETMLRRYEILALQSRDIILVIDPKDGRITEANAAAVEAYGYTRSELLEMTVHDLRLDHTRMVNGQMSDAASQGILFETEHRRKDGAVFPVEVSSQGAAIDGQMILVSVIRDITQRKRTEEELRKSENRFREAFATAPVGMAIMDLHGKYQVVNKAYCDLIGYDENELTQKGMTFKDVTHSEDIPANTEAFANVLAGEIPAHYLEKRYVCKDGQIIWVRVGISLRKDAAGEPHQFVKIIENIDDRKKAEAALRESEVQFRESFEHAPVGMAITDVEGHFIEANEAYCNIVGYDENELIESGVTYKDMTHPDDLDSNLAVMHRMLRGEIPAFYYEKRYVRKDRNVVWVRASVTARRNEYGEPYQLVAIVEDINDRKNAQAQQERLLNSLKKKTEEMERFAGIIRHDFGNSVFSIEAFKFELERICSTIIEQLKEPDFSPDDKAVMIEMLEDTAPTSLNYIQASVDQMKAYLKGLRQIAAVGRVTLNKERINVEELVEELVGVLKHRLEEENVQLEINELPECIADADQLKHVFMNLVTNSVKYKDDQKQPHVYVSGEKRGGQSVYCVQDNGIGIKPENHEKIFDVFYREETSKADGEGLGLSIVSRAVDRMGGSIWVESEPGQGSRFYVSLPSA is encoded by the coding sequence ATGGACGCGAAGCATGTGTTTTTTCAATCCGTACTGAACCACGTGCCGGCCGCCGTCGCGGTAATCCGGGGCAGCGACCTCAAGCTCATCTCGGCCAATGCGGCCTATACAGCCATAGCGCCTGACAAGGAGTTCATCGACAAAACGCTCGAGGAGATATGGCCCGAGACAGGCCGCAAGTTCAGTTATCTATGTAAGCAGGTCCTCGAGACGGGCGAGCCGTTTCATGCCGAGGATGACATTTTCATGATCAGACGTGCACCGGCCGGTCATCTCGAAAGGGCTTTTTTCAGTTGGTCCCTGTACAAAATATGGCTGCCCGAGGAAAACGAATGGGGGATCTTGAATACGGCTCAGGAGACGACCCGGTACAAGGAAGCCGAGCATTCACTCAAACTCTCAGAGGAACGCTACAGGCTCGTCAACGAGGCTACGAATGACATCATCTGGGACTGGGATCTGACTACGGACGAGGTGAGCTGGAACGATGCAGTCGAAAAAGCCCTGGGACAAACGCGTGAGAACATGCCCGATTCAGTGCAGAGCTGGTACGAGCATATTCACCCGGATGATCGTCAGCGAGTGGTTGCAGGTATTCACAAGGCAATCGATGAAGGCGAGAAAAGCTGGTCCGACGAGTACCGTTTCGGTCCTGTCGGAGGGCCTTATCGTACATATCTGGACCGTGGGGTCATAGCACGCGAATCGGGTGGTAGGGCATACCGCATGATCGGCTCGATGCTCGATCTTACTGAACGCCGCGCCAGTGAGCATGCCCTGCGAGAAAGTGAGGAAAGGTTTCGTTCGGTATTCGAGCAGGCCGCGGTCGGTATCGGGCGGGTACGTTTCGAAGATGCCACGTGGATAGATGTAAACGATGCGTTCTGTAAAATGCTCGGCTATAAGCGGGAAGAATTTCTCTCAACACCCTGGCCCGAGATCACGCACCCCGAAGATGTCGACCTCGACCTGATACCGTTCAAGAAGATGGCCGCCGGCGAGCTGGAAAGTTACTCCGTTGAGAAGCGTTTCATCCACAAGGACGGCCGTCATGTCTGGGCAAAGCTCACACTTTCACTCGTTCGCGACTCCGAGGGCAGGCCCGATTATGAAGTCGCGGTCATCGAAGATATAAGTCGCCGTAAAGAAGCGGAAACGATGCTCAGGCGGTACGAAATACTTGCCCTGCAAAGCAGAGACATCATTCTGGTAATCGATCCCAAAGACGGACGTATCACCGAAGCCAATGCCGCAGCCGTAGAGGCGTATGGATATACTCGCAGCGAACTGCTGGAGATGACTGTTCACGACCTCCGTCTGGACCATACGAGAATGGTAAACGGTCAAATGTCCGATGCCGCTTCACAGGGCATACTCTTTGAAACAGAACATCGGCGAAAGGACGGAGCTGTTTTCCCGGTCGAAGTCAGTTCGCAGGGAGCGGCTATCGATGGACAGATGATCCTGGTCAGCGTGATTCGCGACATCACTCAACGCAAGCGGACCGAAGAAGAATTGCGCAAGAGTGAGAACCGTTTCCGAGAAGCATTTGCCACAGCACCGGTAGGCATGGCGATTATGGACCTGCACGGTAAATATCAAGTGGTGAATAAAGCATACTGCGATTTGATTGGATACGATGAAAATGAATTGACCCAAAAGGGCATGACCTTCAAGGATGTTACCCATTCCGAAGATATACCGGCAAATACCGAAGCCTTCGCGAACGTATTGGCTGGGGAAATACCGGCTCATTATCTTGAGAAAAGATATGTTTGTAAGGACGGACAGATAATATGGGTGCGTGTGGGCATCAGCTTGAGAAAAGACGCTGCCGGTGAGCCGCATCAGTTCGTGAAGATAATAGAAAATATCGACGACCGCAAAAAGGCCGAAGCCGCATTACGCGAGAGCGAAGTTCAGTTTCGTGAGAGCTTTGAGCACGCACCGGTGGGGATGGCAATAACAGATGTCGAGGGTCATTTCATTGAGGCTAACGAGGCATACTGCAATATTGTGGGGTACGATGAAAATGAACTGATCGAATCCGGTGTAACATACAAGGACATGACGCACCCGGATGACCTCGACAGTAACCTTGCAGTTATGCACCGGATGCTGCGCGGAGAGATCCCGGCATTTTACTACGAAAAAAGGTACGTTCGCAAAGATCGAAACGTAGTCTGGGTCAGGGCAAGCGTCACGGCCAGGCGGAACGAATATGGTGAACCTTATCAGCTTGTCGCCATCGTAGAGGATATCAACGATCGCAAGAATGCCCAGGCCCAGCAGGAACGGCTGCTCAACAGCCTTAAAAAGAAGACAGAGGAAATGGAGCGGTTCGCCGGCATAATACGGCATGACTTCGGCAACTCGGTTTTCTCGATCGAGGCATTTAAATTTGAGCTGGAACGCATTTGCAGCACGATAATTGAACAGTTAAAAGAACCCGATTTCAGTCCCGATGACAAGGCAGTGATGATTGAGATGCTTGAAGATACCGCCCCGACCTCGCTCAACTATATTCAGGCATCGGTCGATCAGATGAAGGCATATTTGAAGGGCCTGCGACAAATAGCCGCCGTCGGTCGGGTTACTTTAAATAAGGAACGCATCAACGTAGAGGAGTTGGTTGAAGAGCTGGTCGGAGTCTTGAAACACAGGCTTGAGGAAGAAAATGTGCAGCTTGAAATTAATGAACTCCCCGAATGCATCGCTGACGCGGATCAGTTAAAGCACGTCTTTATGAATCTCGTTACCAATTCGGTGAAGTACAAGGACGATCAGAAACAGCCGCATGTGTATGTCTCGGGTGAAAAGCGAGGAGGTCAAAGTGTCTATTGTGTCCAGGACAATGGAATCGGCATCAAGCCGGAAAACCACGAGAAGATATTCGACGTGTTCTACCGAGAGGAAACCTCCAAGGCAGACGGTGAGGGGCTTGGGCTGTCTATAGTTTCGCGAGCTGTGGATCGAATGGGCGGCAGTATATGGGTGGAATCGGAACCAGGCCAGGGCAGCAGGTTCTACGTTTCCCTGCCATCTGCCTGA